The Chitinimonas arctica region AAGGTTTATATCGCCCGGCGGGAAGGGTGCGACGAGAGCGGAGAGCAGGAACTCGCGGCCTGTGGCAATGCGTGGCGCACCTTGCTAGCCGATGACCATGCGAGCGACGGCGACATCAAGTCGCTCGCCAAGCGCTGCGCCGGCGCAATGGCCGTGGTGTTGCTGACCTATAGCCCCTGGGAAATCGTGGAGGCCGTATACGAGGCTCTGCGCATTCCTTTCCTGCACGTGGGCATGCGTGGCGTGACCACGGAAAGCCTGGGGCATCGCCTTCGGGATGAAAAGACCTGGCGCCGCCATTTCCGCAAGGCGCATGCGCAAGCCGTGGAGCATCGTTTGACCGATGCCGGCCGCGTGATGCGGGGCCGTGAGCCGGTCGTGTCCGGCCTGTCTCGCGCGAAAGGGCGCGAGCGCTGGCGGCGTAGCCGCGAGGCCATCGAGGCCGCGCAAATCGTCAGCGCCTGCGGCGAAACACTGGACCTAGCCACCGCCGTGGACGCCAGCGTATCCAATCCGCGTAACCGCCTGGCGGAACTGGTGATACGTGGGCGCGGCATGGAAGCCGCCGCCCAAGAGGCCGGCGACGCCGCTGTCTTTCTCACCATTACCAATCCGTCCCGCTATCACCCCAGCCGCAGCCGCTTCCTCAAGACGGACCAGGGGCGCAAATACTACTCGGAGCCGAACCCAAATTGGATGGAAGGCGGCAAGCCGACGCCACGGGAGGGCAATGCCGCCCTGCTGAAGGTGTTTGCAAGCTGCGCTGCGTGGTCAAGAACCGTAAGTGGCCGATCTATGGATTGCGCGTGGTTGAGCCTCACGCCGACGGCTCGCCGCACTGGCATATGCTGGTGTTCGGCCCCGGCCACTCTTGGAAGCGTTTGTCACCGAGTACGAAACACGGGCTTGCGAAGAGGATGCCGCCGAGCTGGAGGGCATGACCAGCGTACAAGATGAAAACGGCCACTGGAAGCGCGTACCCGTCCGCCAGGCCCGGTTTAAGGCCGTCTGGCTCGATAACGTGGCTGCCGATGGAGAAGGCAAGCGCTACGGCGGCCCTTTGGCTTACATCCTCAAGTACCTGGCAAAGAACCTGACCGGTCGAAAGAACGACGGCGGCGAAATCGGCCAGGATTTCGAGATAGGCAAGGGCGCCGTCGAAGGCGCCGAGTTGGTTCGTATCTGGGCCAGCCTTTGGGGCATCCGGCAGTTTCAAGCGTTCGGCGATGCGAGTGTCAGCGTGTGGCGCG contains the following coding sequences:
- a CDS encoding replication endonuclease gives rise to the protein MVKNRKWPIYGLRVVEPHADGSPHWHMLVFGPGHSWKRLSPSTKHGLAKRMPPSWRA